A region from the Cellvibrio sp. PSBB006 genome encodes:
- a CDS encoding DUF3149 domain-containing protein yields MYMDWVIVSSLIVVALTCAIVVYISVYALKKIRKEIERTTAELEINGKK; encoded by the coding sequence ATGTATATGGATTGGGTAATCGTGTCGAGTTTGATTGTCGTTGCTTTGACCTGTGCAATTGTGGTCTATATCAGCGTGTATGCGCTGAAGAAGATTCGCAAGGAAATTGAGCGCACCACCGCCGAACTTGAGATAAACGGCAAAAAATAG
- a CDS encoding heme ABC transporter permease, producing the protein MAWQWFHRLGSPRWFYEKTQAWLPWLTVVTLTLLIVGTVWGLAFAPVDAKQGNSYRIIYIHVPAAFLALAGYYIMAISGAVGLIWKMKLPYMVMKSAAPIGAALTFISLVTGSIWGKPTWGTWWEWDARITSMLILFFLYLGIMALQQAFHSRDTGDKAGAILALVGTVNIPIIYKSVDWWYTLHQPASIKFVGESTIHASMLYPLLAMVIAFYCFYALVLLLYTRAEILRRESRTQWVSDLVAQQVSSDNKDIPVKGGSTI; encoded by the coding sequence GTGGCGTGGCAATGGTTTCATCGATTGGGTTCCCCCCGCTGGTTTTACGAAAAGACCCAGGCTTGGTTGCCCTGGCTAACGGTTGTTACGCTGACGTTACTGATTGTCGGCACTGTGTGGGGTTTGGCTTTCGCCCCGGTTGATGCCAAGCAGGGCAATAGCTACCGCATTATCTATATTCACGTTCCCGCTGCCTTTCTGGCGCTGGCGGGTTATTACATCATGGCCATCAGCGGCGCTGTCGGTCTGATCTGGAAGATGAAGCTGCCCTACATGGTCATGAAATCTGCCGCACCTATCGGTGCCGCCTTGACCTTTATCTCATTGGTAACCGGCTCGATCTGGGGAAAACCTACCTGGGGAACCTGGTGGGAGTGGGATGCGCGCATTACTTCCATGCTGATTCTGTTTTTCCTCTATCTCGGCATCATGGCGTTGCAGCAGGCGTTTCATAGCCGGGATACCGGTGACAAAGCCGGCGCTATCCTGGCCCTGGTGGGTACGGTCAATATCCCCATCATCTATAAGTCAGTGGACTGGTGGTATACCTTGCATCAACCGGCGTCGATCAAATTTGTTGGTGAGTCGACCATTCACGCCAGCATGTTGTATCCACTGCTGGCTATGGTGATTGCTTTTTACTGTTTCTATGCGCTGGTGTTGTTGCTTTACACGCGCGCTGAAATCCTGCGCCGGGAAAGTCGCACCCAATGGGTGAGTGATCTGGTGGCGCAACAGGTTTCATCAGATAACAAAGACATCCCGGTCAAAGGGGGCAGCACAATATGA
- a CDS encoding DsbE family thiol:disulfide interchange protein has product MLPQRLKLFIPLIVFVVLAILFWRGLSLDPNAMPSALIDKPVPAFNLPMLENTDRMVDQDIFKGKVSLLNVWATWCPTCYAEHDFLVTLAEKGVPIYGVNYKDDVPAAQKWLKELHNPYVLSVVDADGRLGVNLGVFGAPETYVIDKEGIIRYKHIGVVDEKVWTQTLLPFMAQYE; this is encoded by the coding sequence ATGTTGCCGCAACGCCTCAAACTGTTTATTCCGCTGATTGTTTTTGTCGTGCTGGCAATATTGTTCTGGCGCGGACTGTCGCTGGACCCGAACGCTATGCCCTCGGCGTTGATTGATAAACCGGTACCAGCGTTTAATCTGCCGATGCTCGAAAACACTGACCGAATGGTTGACCAGGATATCTTCAAAGGCAAAGTCAGTCTGTTGAATGTCTGGGCCACCTGGTGCCCGACCTGTTATGCCGAGCACGACTTTCTGGTTACCCTGGCAGAGAAGGGCGTACCTATCTACGGTGTGAATTACAAAGACGATGTGCCGGCTGCGCAGAAGTGGTTAAAAGAATTGCACAATCCCTACGTCCTCAGTGTGGTAGACGCGGACGGCCGCCTGGGTGTGAACCTCGGCGTTTTTGGTGCGCCGGAAACCTATGTGATCGATAAGGAAGGCATTATTCGTTACAAACACATTGGTGTGGTGGATGAAAAAGTCTGGACGCAAACCCTGCTACCCTTTATGGCGCAATATGAGTAA
- the ccmD gene encoding heme exporter protein CcmD: MTFQFDSFASFMVMNGHGPFVWAAYGITFAVLVYLLVSPLLQRRQFLRQQARQQRAANRNV, translated from the coding sequence ATGACCTTTCAATTCGACTCCTTCGCCAGCTTTATGGTCATGAATGGTCATGGCCCGTTCGTCTGGGCGGCCTACGGTATTACCTTTGCAGTACTGGTTTATTTGCTGGTCAGCCCCTTGTTGCAGCGCAGGCAATTCCTGCGTCAACAGGCTCGACAGCAACGTGCTGCGAATAGAAATGTGTAG
- a CDS encoding sulfurtransferase, translating to MNTPLITAEQLQAQIGKGVVVIDCRFNLMDKNQGYQQYRAGHIPGAWYFHLEHDLSAPVAEHGGRHPLPGADILADKLRRAGVNQQTPIVVYDDSRMAFAARAWWLIRHLGHEHVAILDGGYQAWCALGGMQDRREPAPRAGNFRANFTTRDVVSYNDIQEQKSSMTLIDSREARRFAGLEEPIDPIAGHIPDALNYPWQEVTNEQGYIKPADWHQQRWQSLPDKHNLVVYCGSGVTACVNLLSLYLSGIEARLYPGSWSDWCSYQTH from the coding sequence ATGAATACACCCCTGATTACCGCCGAACAATTGCAGGCACAAATAGGCAAAGGCGTGGTGGTTATTGATTGCCGTTTTAACTTAATGGATAAAAACCAGGGCTACCAACAATACCGTGCGGGACATATTCCCGGTGCTTGGTATTTTCATCTGGAACACGATCTATCTGCACCGGTTGCTGAGCATGGTGGCCGTCATCCATTACCGGGCGCAGACATTCTGGCCGATAAATTACGCCGTGCCGGCGTGAACCAACAAACACCGATTGTGGTTTACGATGATTCCCGAATGGCTTTTGCCGCACGCGCCTGGTGGTTGATTCGTCATCTGGGTCACGAGCATGTGGCAATACTTGATGGCGGCTATCAAGCCTGGTGCGCTCTGGGGGGCATGCAGGATCGACGGGAACCGGCGCCACGCGCAGGAAATTTTCGCGCGAATTTTACTACTCGGGACGTCGTTAGCTATAACGATATTCAGGAACAAAAGTCCTCCATGACGTTGATCGATTCTCGCGAAGCCCGGCGCTTTGCGGGTCTGGAAGAACCGATTGATCCCATCGCCGGCCATATTCCGGACGCGCTGAATTATCCCTGGCAGGAGGTTACCAATGAACAGGGTTATATCAAACCAGCGGATTGGCACCAGCAGCGCTGGCAAAGCCTGCCGGATAAACATAACCTGGTAGTCTATTGCGGTTCCGGTGTGACAGCCTGCGTAAATTTATTATCGTTGTATTTGAGTGGTATTGAAGCGCGGCTGTATCCCGGCAGTTGGAGCGATTGGTGCTCTTATCAAACACATTAA
- the ccmI gene encoding c-type cytochrome biogenesis protein CcmI, translating to MMPLWSAMAALSLLAAVFILWPLWRHRKQLQTNSASDSAAARLQENIALFREHMRDLDNALAEGRIDAEQYAQLKLEQERTLLDDEASARAAASQFNLGFGNRSLVFIAVLIIACGFLLYRELGSSADVHIQQLQVEKSRLDYQDLLHNRNPDPARTRAFIQELEERVEQEPDNLQYWFLLARNALEVADYAKAVTAYQRTLALDPGAAIVMAELAQAMFLRDQNQMSPAIAELAQKALQADARNTTALGLAGINAFQQEDFRAAARYWQQAVDIMGPDAPGARALQGGVARAQQEAANQSGGSEPAASGKSISLKVSLAEGVNAAADQLVYVYARAWQGSRMPLAITRIKVVDLPATIILDETMAMSTMASLAQADRVEVVARISEDGSATAKAGDWQVSAGPLEMEALPEVTELVIAEKLTE from the coding sequence ATGATGCCATTGTGGTCCGCCATGGCGGCGCTCTCCCTGCTGGCTGCTGTCTTTATTCTCTGGCCATTGTGGCGTCACCGGAAGCAGTTGCAGACTAACAGCGCGTCTGACTCAGCCGCTGCTCGTCTTCAGGAAAATATTGCGTTATTTCGTGAGCATATGCGCGATCTGGACAACGCGCTTGCAGAAGGGCGTATCGACGCGGAACAGTATGCCCAACTGAAGTTGGAGCAGGAGCGCACATTGCTGGACGATGAGGCGAGTGCCCGCGCTGCCGCGAGCCAATTTAATCTGGGGTTCGGTAACAGAAGTCTGGTATTTATCGCGGTGCTGATCATTGCTTGCGGCTTTTTGTTGTATCGCGAACTGGGTAGCAGTGCGGATGTGCATATTCAACAATTGCAGGTGGAGAAGTCGCGCCTGGATTATCAGGATCTGCTGCATAACCGCAACCCGGACCCGGCTCGCACGAGGGCGTTCATTCAGGAATTGGAAGAGCGGGTGGAGCAAGAGCCGGATAATCTTCAATACTGGTTTTTGCTCGCGCGCAATGCGCTTGAGGTTGCCGATTACGCCAAGGCTGTCACCGCTTACCAACGCACTCTCGCGCTTGATCCTGGCGCAGCGATCGTGATGGCTGAACTGGCCCAGGCCATGTTCCTGCGTGACCAGAATCAGATGAGCCCGGCGATTGCAGAGCTAGCCCAAAAAGCCTTACAGGCTGATGCCCGAAACACAACCGCCCTGGGATTGGCGGGTATCAATGCTTTCCAGCAAGAAGATTTTCGCGCTGCTGCCCGTTATTGGCAGCAGGCCGTCGATATCATGGGACCGGACGCGCCGGGTGCCCGTGCACTGCAAGGCGGTGTCGCGCGAGCGCAGCAAGAAGCTGCAAACCAATCGGGAGGCAGTGAACCGGCAGCCTCGGGAAAATCTATCAGCCTCAAAGTCAGCTTGGCTGAGGGCGTTAATGCGGCAGCGGATCAATTGGTTTACGTCTATGCGAGAGCCTGGCAAGGTTCGCGGATGCCGCTGGCGATTACCCGCATCAAAGTCGTTGATTTGCCAGCAACAATTATCCTTGATGAAACTATGGCCATGTCAACAATGGCGTCGCTTGCTCAGGCAGATCGTGTAGAAGTCGTGGCAAGAATCTCGGAGGATGGCAGTGCAACAGCAAAAGCTGGCGACTGGCAGGTAAGTGCAGGGCCTCTGGAAATGGAAGCTTTGCCCGAGGTTACCGAGCTGGTAATTGCTGAGAAATTAACCGAATAA
- the ccmE gene encoding cytochrome c maturation protein CcmE — MHPVRKQRLIIVLFIIVFSSLAIGLMTYALRENINLFYPPSKIAAGDVPHNTRIRAGGCVKPGSVARASDTLLVNFVITDGSADVPVTYSGILPDLFAEGEAAVVNGVVNMAGVFEATEVLAKHDENYTPPEVAEAMKGKGEHQATCKGMKYDS, encoded by the coding sequence ATGCATCCTGTGCGCAAGCAGCGTTTGATTATCGTGCTCTTTATTATTGTTTTCTCCAGTCTCGCCATCGGTTTGATGACCTATGCCCTGCGGGAAAACATTAATCTTTTCTATCCTCCCAGCAAGATCGCCGCCGGTGATGTTCCGCACAACACGCGTATTCGCGCCGGCGGTTGTGTCAAGCCGGGCAGTGTTGCCCGTGCATCGGATACTCTGTTGGTCAATTTTGTAATTACCGATGGTAGTGCCGATGTGCCGGTGACCTACAGCGGTATCCTGCCGGATCTGTTTGCCGAGGGCGAAGCAGCGGTGGTTAATGGTGTGGTCAATATGGCTGGCGTCTTTGAGGCTACCGAGGTATTGGCCAAGCACGATGAAAACTACACGCCGCCGGAAGTCGCCGAAGCCATGAAAGGTAAGGGTGAACACCAGGCAACCTGCAAGGGGATGAAATATGATTCCTGA
- the ccmB gene encoding heme exporter protein CcmB, whose protein sequence is MTEATLQTGTFAVFWATLRRDLLLAVRHRAEMVNPLVFFLIAITLIPLGVSPESKTLAAIAPGLIWVMALLATLLSLDGLFRSDFEDGSLEQMLIGPQPLYFTVLAKVMVHWLVTGLPLTLMSPLLGVMLALPSGGYGPLCITLLLGTASMSLIGAVGAALTVALRKGGLLLSLIVMPLYVPVLIFGASAVHNAVLGSVINSQLAVLGAFLALAVVLAPLAAAGALRVSSDG, encoded by the coding sequence ATGACTGAAGCGACCCTACAAACGGGCACCTTTGCCGTCTTCTGGGCTACCCTGCGGCGTGACCTCTTGCTGGCTGTGCGTCATCGCGCCGAGATGGTTAACCCTCTGGTGTTCTTCCTCATTGCCATTACCTTAATTCCTTTGGGCGTTAGTCCGGAAAGTAAAACCCTCGCCGCTATCGCGCCGGGTCTGATTTGGGTGATGGCGTTGCTGGCAACCTTATTATCCCTGGATGGTCTGTTCCGCAGTGACTTTGAAGACGGCTCCCTGGAGCAGATGCTCATCGGCCCACAGCCACTTTATTTCACCGTGTTAGCTAAAGTAATGGTGCATTGGCTGGTCACCGGTTTACCCTTGACCTTGATGTCCCCGCTATTGGGGGTTATGTTGGCTTTGCCGTCAGGGGGTTACGGCCCGCTATGCATAACCCTTTTACTGGGTACGGCCAGCATGAGCCTAATCGGCGCCGTCGGTGCTGCATTAACCGTGGCATTGCGTAAAGGTGGTCTGTTGTTGTCGTTAATTGTGATGCCGTTATATGTTCCGGTGCTGATCTTTGGCGCCAGTGCAGTGCACAATGCGGTGCTGGGCAGTGTCATCAACAGCCAGTTGGCTGTGTTGGGCGCATTCCTGGCGCTGGCCGTGGTGCTGGCTCCCTTGGCCGCTGCTGGCGCGTTACGCGTATCCAGTGATGGTTGA
- a CDS encoding flagellar hook-length control protein FliK: MPSNLPPITQNLLSSMQQMRSEQLASLSKITGLSVGSTVMAVVEQIAPATQSQRDLLLAQSQQLLAQLQQKPATPAIKLQIATLLEQQQLLASPPLKLVQLQLNNRPLLTYTDQPVQVGQQIPVKLDTQQRLVQLLSALSAGTSPLTTKEGEPDLAAITKAQQSVVHTAAQAKAQSALAEALRTLLPQKEKPQELLAALAPLQQLPIKQRDQLLPTTVQQALRSVADQLRSMPQLTNPKLLPMVLKNSGVQFEQKLAANLSPAPESSVATKNPVSIPTNPISQRLISQDYKGALLHLLNQLGQALGKAAPPMNEVPSTPLTSTPSATSSTTPLPFSPLQSTGFALPTPLQFPTALQLLQHLAARPNLDLSDKVLRTQLMLLLHQHTLTSLAKVQLQQLHTLNHQQSQVDSPQPTQSWLFDIPVRYGQDVHPLEIRIDQEWVNDEKNEENPRDKVKQWSVMLSFNLPRLGGLYAQLTILDDAVSAKLWAEQASTLAQAQASLDSLRQQLQSQGVDVKQLQCVTGPPPSRSVSLNYALVDIQT; encoded by the coding sequence ATGCCCAGCAATTTGCCACCAATTACCCAGAATCTGCTTAGCAGCATGCAACAGATGCGGAGTGAGCAATTAGCCAGCCTGAGCAAAATAACGGGATTGAGTGTTGGCAGCACGGTCATGGCTGTGGTGGAACAGATAGCTCCAGCCACCCAGTCACAACGCGACCTGCTATTGGCGCAAAGCCAGCAACTCCTGGCACAGCTGCAACAGAAGCCGGCCACACCGGCCATCAAACTCCAGATCGCCACCCTGCTGGAACAGCAACAACTGTTGGCTTCCCCGCCATTGAAGCTGGTGCAATTACAATTGAACAACCGCCCCCTGCTGACCTATACCGACCAGCCGGTACAAGTGGGCCAGCAGATCCCGGTCAAGCTGGATACCCAGCAACGCCTGGTGCAGTTGTTAAGCGCTCTCAGTGCTGGCACCTCCCCGTTAACGACCAAAGAGGGAGAACCCGATCTCGCCGCCATAACCAAGGCGCAACAATCTGTAGTTCACACGGCGGCTCAAGCAAAAGCTCAGAGCGCACTGGCCGAGGCGTTGCGCACGTTATTACCGCAAAAGGAAAAGCCCCAGGAGTTGTTGGCTGCGCTGGCGCCATTGCAGCAGCTCCCTATTAAACAGCGAGATCAACTGCTGCCCACCACGGTGCAACAAGCCTTGCGCAGTGTGGCTGATCAACTGCGCTCCATGCCGCAACTGACCAATCCCAAACTGCTTCCCATGGTGTTGAAGAACAGTGGTGTGCAATTTGAACAGAAGCTTGCCGCTAACCTCTCCCCTGCCCCGGAATCATCTGTGGCAACGAAAAATCCCGTCTCAATCCCAACCAACCCGATTAGCCAACGCTTGATCAGCCAGGATTACAAAGGCGCCCTGCTGCATCTGCTCAATCAACTTGGCCAAGCCTTGGGCAAAGCGGCTCCACCGATGAATGAAGTACCATCGACACCGCTTACAAGCACGCCGTCGGCTACCTCATCCACCACGCCCCTGCCATTCAGTCCGTTGCAATCCACGGGGTTTGCGTTACCGACACCGCTGCAATTTCCCACGGCGTTGCAATTGCTCCAGCACCTGGCGGCCCGTCCCAACCTGGATCTGAGTGATAAAGTGTTGCGCACGCAACTGATGCTGCTGCTACATCAGCACACATTGACCAGTCTGGCGAAGGTGCAGTTACAACAACTGCACACGCTGAACCATCAACAAAGCCAGGTAGACAGCCCACAACCGACCCAGTCCTGGCTGTTTGACATCCCGGTGCGCTATGGGCAAGACGTACACCCGTTGGAGATCCGCATCGATCAGGAGTGGGTAAACGACGAGAAAAATGAAGAGAATCCGCGGGACAAGGTCAAGCAATGGTCGGTCATGCTCAGTTTCAACCTGCCACGCCTGGGCGGTCTCTATGCCCAACTGACCATTCTTGATGATGCAGTGTCAGCCAAACTCTGGGCAGAGCAAGCCTCGACTCTTGCCCAGGCCCAAGCGAGCCTGGACAGCCTGCGCCAACAACTACAGTCCCAGGGTGTGGATGTGAAACAACTGCAATGTGTCACCGGGCCGCCACCCAGCCGTTCTGTCTCATTGAACTATGCGTTGGTGGATATTCAAACGTGA
- a CDS encoding cytochrome c-type biogenesis protein has translation MSGRWILLFTLLLTAGAAVAAIDVHEFDNDVERQRYQSFIDEMRCPKCQNQNLSGSDSPIAEDLRRELYAMIQDGRSDKEIVDFMVERYGDYILYRPRLTPATVMLWVGPAVLFLAGLIILIVIVRQRRRDVLLKGPVALDSEEQSRLAALLRDSELHTSETNNNKPSDSSEPSNKESRS, from the coding sequence ATGTCGGGGCGTTGGATTCTTTTGTTTACCTTGTTGTTAACAGCCGGCGCAGCTGTTGCTGCGATTGATGTCCACGAATTTGATAATGATGTCGAGCGTCAGCGCTATCAGAGTTTTATCGACGAAATGCGCTGCCCCAAATGTCAGAACCAGAATTTATCCGGTTCTGATTCGCCGATTGCCGAAGATTTACGGCGCGAACTCTACGCGATGATCCAGGACGGTCGTTCCGATAAAGAGATCGTGGATTTTATGGTGGAGCGCTACGGCGATTACATTCTGTATCGTCCGCGCTTAACACCGGCCACCGTGATGTTATGGGTGGGGCCTGCCGTATTATTTCTGGCGGGTTTGATCATTCTGATTGTGATTGTGCGGCAGCGTCGGCGCGACGTGTTGCTGAAGGGTCCGGTAGCCCTCGATTCAGAAGAGCAATCTCGCCTGGCTGCCTTGCTGCGCGACTCGGAGCTCCACACCAGTGAAACCAATAACAATAAACCTTCTGACTCATCAGAACCTTCTAATAAGGAATCCCGCTCATGA
- the ccmA gene encoding cytochrome c biogenesis heme-transporting ATPase CcmA produces MTESPLTLPEAFSPPSTPLLELRQVSCERDERQLFSHLSLLAYPGEIIQIVGPNGSGKTTLLRALAGINNDYTGAVLWNGQPVSDVGWDYSRKLLYIGHLPGVKKALSPLENLRWYAAISGIESRSAIYTALEAVGLYGYEETPCYQLSAGQLRRVALARLYLSPARLWILDEPFTAIDKRGAAELETLFASHAEQGGLILLTSHQDLALPSLKHLNLLDFQPAGQPGAGDD; encoded by the coding sequence TTGACCGAGTCGCCCCTGACTTTGCCGGAAGCTTTCTCTCCGCCGTCCACGCCACTGCTGGAGTTGCGCCAGGTCTCCTGTGAACGCGATGAACGCCAGTTGTTCTCCCATCTGAGCCTGCTCGCTTACCCCGGTGAGATTATCCAGATTGTCGGCCCTAATGGCAGCGGCAAAACGACCTTGTTGCGTGCCCTGGCAGGCATCAATAACGACTATACCGGCGCGGTGTTGTGGAATGGTCAGCCGGTGTCGGATGTGGGTTGGGACTATAGCCGTAAACTGCTGTATATCGGGCACCTGCCGGGCGTCAAAAAAGCGCTGAGTCCGCTGGAAAACCTGCGCTGGTATGCCGCTATCAGCGGCATTGAATCCCGCTCCGCCATCTACACCGCCCTGGAAGCGGTGGGTCTGTATGGTTACGAAGAAACCCCGTGCTACCAGCTCTCAGCGGGTCAATTGCGCCGGGTGGCCCTGGCCCGCTTGTATCTCAGCCCGGCGCGCCTGTGGATACTCGATGAACCCTTTACGGCCATAGACAAACGCGGTGCAGCCGAACTGGAGACGCTTTTTGCCAGCCATGCAGAGCAGGGCGGTTTGATTCTCCTGACCTCCCACCAGGATCTTGCGCTGCCATCGCTCAAGCATCTGAACCTGCTGGATTTTCAGCCGGCCGGGCAACCTGGAGCCGGTGATGACTGA
- a CDS encoding EscU/YscU/HrcU family type III secretion system export apparatus switch protein, with amino-acid sequence MTDRHPDDVFSRDQVQKAVALFYDGKNAPHVSAKGTGAIAQQIIDIANEHNVPLCDNSALVDLLVNLELGDEIPTSLYIAVAYIIAFAYDLEGKQPEGWQGSNPTP; translated from the coding sequence ATGACCGACCGACATCCTGACGACGTATTTTCCCGCGACCAGGTACAAAAGGCCGTTGCACTTTTTTACGATGGAAAAAATGCACCGCATGTCAGTGCCAAAGGAACCGGTGCGATTGCACAGCAGATTATTGATATTGCGAATGAGCACAATGTCCCCTTGTGCGATAACAGCGCATTGGTCGATTTGTTGGTCAACCTTGAGCTGGGCGATGAGATCCCCACATCGCTTTACATCGCGGTGGCCTACATCATCGCGTTTGCCTATGACCTCGAAGGCAAACAACCGGAGGGTTGGCAAGGGAGCAATCCCACACCGTAA
- a CDS encoding heme lyase CcmF/NrfE family subunit yields MIPEVGQFSLILALFVVLALTVLPLLGAQSGNQLLMLTGRSLATGFFVLIAIAFICLVYAFVHDDFSVAYVSSNSNSLLPVYYKISAVWGGHEGSLLLWVLMLAGWTLAIATFSKSLPLDMQARVLSVMGFVAVGFLLFMIFTSNPFERILPLAPQEGSDLNPLLQDIGLIIHPPVLYMGYVGFSATFAFAIAALMAGRLDSAWARWSRPWANMAWGFLTVGIALGSWWAYYELGWGGWWFWDPVENASFLPWLVGTALIHSLAVTEKRGMFKSWTILLAIFTFSLSLLGTFLVRSGVLTSVHAFANDPERGVFILIFLLLVVGGSLTLYALRAPVVKSLPGFNWLSRETLLLGNNILLTITMTTVLLGTLYPLIADALGWGKISVGPPYFNFFFLPLMGVLCLLMALGPLANWKRTTVRHLAQWLWRPWVISMAIGLIVPYFYNDNYSWLAALSVFLGSWIFTALIADVWHKLRNSSNRLSGLKKLSLSYHGMIIAHAGIAVTLLGVTLTSIYSEQRDVRMAVNESLAVDDFVFVLQEVRKFEGPNYIADEAIISVTEDGKPIPDMRPQKRRYLAGGNVMTEVALEVGFFRDLYVAMGEPLNDGAWAMRVHFKPFVRWIWLGALMMAFGATLSVADKRYRKRQAANTSQPVSIPQDLETGVAR; encoded by the coding sequence ATGATTCCTGAAGTAGGCCAGTTTTCCCTCATCCTCGCCCTGTTTGTGGTATTGGCGTTGACCGTGCTGCCGTTGCTCGGCGCGCAATCGGGTAATCAATTGTTGATGTTGACCGGTCGCTCATTGGCAACCGGCTTCTTCGTGCTCATTGCCATCGCGTTTATTTGCCTGGTTTATGCCTTCGTTCACGACGACTTCTCCGTTGCCTATGTCTCCTCCAATTCCAATAGTCTGCTGCCGGTGTACTACAAGATCAGCGCCGTCTGGGGTGGCCATGAGGGTTCATTGCTGCTCTGGGTGTTGATGCTCGCCGGCTGGACACTGGCGATTGCAACCTTCAGCAAAAGCCTGCCGCTGGATATGCAGGCCCGCGTGCTGTCGGTAATGGGTTTTGTGGCGGTAGGTTTCCTGTTGTTCATGATCTTTACCTCTAATCCCTTTGAGCGCATCTTGCCGCTGGCACCGCAAGAGGGTAGTGATCTCAATCCCTTGTTGCAGGACATTGGCTTGATTATCCACCCGCCGGTGCTTTACATGGGCTATGTCGGTTTCAGCGCGACTTTTGCCTTTGCTATTGCGGCCTTGATGGCCGGTCGGCTCGACAGCGCCTGGGCGCGGTGGTCTCGGCCTTGGGCGAATATGGCTTGGGGCTTCCTGACAGTCGGTATTGCTCTGGGGAGTTGGTGGGCCTATTACGAATTGGGTTGGGGTGGCTGGTGGTTCTGGGATCCGGTGGAAAATGCATCCTTTTTGCCCTGGCTGGTGGGCACCGCTTTGATTCATTCGCTCGCCGTTACCGAAAAGCGCGGCATGTTTAAAAGCTGGACGATCTTGCTGGCCATCTTCACCTTTTCCTTGAGTCTATTGGGTACCTTTCTGGTTCGCTCCGGCGTGCTGACATCGGTTCACGCCTTTGCCAATGATCCCGAGCGCGGTGTGTTTATCCTGATATTTTTGCTGCTGGTGGTTGGCGGCTCGTTGACGTTGTATGCCTTGCGTGCGCCGGTTGTTAAAAGTCTCCCCGGCTTTAATTGGTTGTCCCGCGAGACGTTGTTGTTGGGTAACAACATCCTGCTGACCATTACCATGACAACGGTTTTACTGGGGACTCTCTATCCGCTGATCGCTGACGCCTTGGGGTGGGGCAAGATCTCGGTGGGGCCACCGTACTTTAATTTCTTCTTCCTGCCGCTGATGGGTGTGTTGTGCCTGTTGATGGCCTTGGGGCCGCTGGCGAACTGGAAGCGAACGACCGTCAGACACCTGGCACAATGGTTATGGCGGCCCTGGGTTATCAGCATGGCCATCGGGCTGATCGTTCCCTATTTCTATAACGATAATTATTCCTGGCTTGCCGCGCTCTCGGTGTTCCTCGGCAGCTGGATCTTCACAGCGCTAATCGCTGATGTCTGGCACAAGTTGCGTAACAGCAGCAATCGTTTGTCCGGCTTGAAAAAGCTCAGCCTGAGTTATCACGGGATGATCATCGCTCATGCGGGAATCGCGGTAACCCTGCTGGGTGTAACCCTGACCAGTATTTATAGTGAGCAACGCGATGTGCGCATGGCGGTTAATGAATCCCTGGCGGTCGATGATTTTGTGTTTGTCCTGCAAGAAGTGCGCAAATTTGAAGGGCCAAACTACATCGCCGATGAAGCCATTATCAGCGTGACAGAAGACGGCAAACCTATACCGGATATGAGACCGCAAAAACGTCGTTACCTAGCCGGTGGTAATGTGATGACCGAGGTGGCGCTTGAGGTTGGCTTTTTCCGGGATCTCTATGTCGCCATGGGTGAACCATTGAACGATGGTGCCTGGGCGATGCGCGTGCATTTCAAACCCTTTGTGCGCTGGATCTGGTTGGGTGCGTTGATGATGGCCTTCGGGGCAACGCTATCTGTGGCCGATAAACGCTACCGCAAAAGGCAGGCCGCTAACACATCACAACCCGTGTCGATACCGCAGGATCTTGAAACAGGAGTTGCCCGTTAA